The window AAAGTTTGGTTACGACTTTCGCATACTAGTTGTGAGTCGTGGGTGATGGGTGCGGGTAGGAAGTATGGTTACCTTTTATGATATTTACTAGTTTTTTGTTGCATGACTTTTTGTTATTTTCATGACTTTTGGATCCTATGTTTGATGACTTttttggatgttactttggatgATGTGTACTAGTTTTTTTGTATGTGACTTTTGTTACTTTGGATGATATTTGGATATTGAATACGACTTTTGTTATTTACTAGTTTTTTGTTATATCGCGTTTGTTATATGACTGTTTGTTATATGACTTTTATTATTTGGATATTGAATATAATTTTTGTAACAGGTCAAGTATGGTTTCTGATTGTGAAGTTGTAGCTTTTCttttacttgtgttttatttgttgAGGTCAAATCGGCGTAGGCTAATCAGAATTCATAGAATTAGAGATAACGATTCAAGCGGGTATGCATATACGCAAGATTTGATGTACGGAGACCCTACATAATGTTTCGATATGATGCATCTTACACAAGAGGCATTTGCTTTATTATGCAACCACTTTACCCAAAAAAATGGTTGTAAGCTAGTAGGACAATAAGCATTGAAGAGAAGATGACTATATTCTTACATGTTATAGGACATAATGAACGTTTTCGCGCGGTTAAGGGAAGATTTCATCACTCCACACAAacgattcatcaatgttttcaCGAGGTCCTAACAACAATGATGTgttttgcaaaagaaattatagtaccaaCAACTCCTAATCCAACAAGACATAACTCGGAACGACATAGACGGTTAACAAATATGGGAGGGGATAACACATGATTCaagagttttgaaagaagttgcattcaATTCGACttctggatttccatttcctccaccaggtttgtaatctttatataatttttattatctatcttttttatataatatgtgtcattatataatATGTCACATTCGTTTgcagataaatattacctttgtgatgTCGCATATACGAACACTTATGGGTTTATGGCTCCATACCGCAatactaggtattggttagccgatttTCAAAGAGGAAGACCTTTAACTAGAGAAGAAAGGTTCAATTGAAGGCGAGATTCTCAATCTTAAAACAAATGGCTCCTTATCATTTTACACTGTAAAGAGCCATAGTCATTGCTTGTGTCGCGGTCCATAATTCTATAAGGAAATACAATATAGAAGATGATTTGTTTAGAAATTTTGAGGAGGACACTATGGTTACTCCTGACGTACAAGGTGGGGGAattgatagagaaaacatacaagACATAGAATGGGGTTCAGAAGCCGTTGAATATATGTGCGTTTTGCGTAATCAGATTACAAATTGACTACTTTCACCTACTTTACAttaaattattatgttattttaaatttcattatgtttttatttggatattaaatgatttatgtttaGTTTACATCTTGtatgacattttttatttgtgtgtaatttacattttgtatgacaatatgtatgtttttataattattcggCACTTAATCCATCACTATATATAACaacagggtaaaatggtcattttccaTCACTCAATACATTCAGTCAAatatacaatcaaacaacataattTTTTACTCAGTTTACCCGGACCTTTCAATCACCAACTATCAAATAGGACTTAAGACTCCCAGAAAATCATACACAGGACCATTTTAAGACTCACAAAAAATCATATTTTGTCTTGTAAAAAATGCAAATGTATTTCGGATCTTACCCGAACCTCCACCCATATAACATTGCAAATCATCATCTTCTGCTGCAGTTCGGATAAGACGCTGCAAGCCCTTGCTGACTCGAGCTCTCAAATTTCAGTCATGGCTTCCGTCGTTCTTTCTCAGGTAAGTCCACTTTCATTTCATGTTTCTATCTTTCCTGCATTTATCTCCTCCCAGTTCATTAATTTCTTTAGTTGAAAACTGAAATTTTTAGGCGCTATATATGATACCCACGGATGTAGCAAAATTTGAATCGaagaaacttagggtttcctccttTCTTCCCCAATTCAACGCAGCTTCTGTGTCTATATCCACGGTTTCTTCATATCGTTGTCGTCGTAATTATGGATTTCGTTGTGGGGATTCTTTGGTGGTTAGAGCTGAGGCTGATGCTGGTGCTGAAGCTGACCCAGAGCCCGAGACGAAGACTGTTGCAGCAGAAACTACGGAGAAGGAAGACGAGGAAGAAGTAGAAGAAAAAAAACCTAAGAAAGCCATTGTAAAGCTTGGCGACATTATGGGGGTAAGTTGTTGAATGTTCATCAAATCCTTCATTTATCTATGGTTTCTCTGTGAGTTTTGGGTTCATAATTTCATACCAAGATgcatttgactttttttttatgCTGATCGGTGTAAATTTGAACCTTGAAACTGGTTTAAATGATTTTGATAATTACATATTAACCTTCAAGATCGGTCCCCTTTCTTTGTGAATTCGATAGTGTATTTTGATGTTCTTTCTGCGTGGTAGTTCAATTGCACTCCTGTATCTGTTCATATAGTATTTGTGAAAATTAAAGAATTGTTTGAATATTAGCCAATTCCACCAAAACCAATGTAGTTtggatttttttgtttttggttcAACCACCTAAGAATAATGTTTTTTTCCCCCTGATTTTTGAGATTTAAGATATTGGTTGTTTTTTGTTAAACAATCGCAATCACCTTAACAGGGTATACAATATTTCTGGTAACTTTGTTTAACTACAAAACTTAGAATCGTATAACAACTACTATAGTTTTGCATCTTTAGGTTTAAGCAACCACTAAAAGAATTATATTGTCTGAGTTAACCACCACCAaaactttgaattttttttctttgaaaaaaccGCCTTAACCGGCTGGGTTCAAGGGGTTTTCTGGTGTGACACAATCTTTGACAATAAATAATGAATATGAAAATTGGAAATATTTAAATGACCATGTGGTCTTTATCTTTAAAAATATCATAATATTTTATCGACATATAGAAATATTTCATCGGgtctttgattttggttttgtgaTGTTAGATTCTGAACAAGCAAGCAGTTGAAGCTTCAGAAAGCGCAAGGCCAGTGCCAGACCTTCGAACTGGAGATATTATTGAAATTAAATTGGTAAGTTGTCCTAAAATCTAAAATCTAAATAGCATCAGCATGTACGAGTCttgttttattaaatattttggagGAAAAATTTCGTCGGCCTAAATGTTTGGATGATTTGGATTTAACTTTTGTAGGAAGTGCCGGAGAACAGGCGTAGGTTGTCTGTTTACAAAGGTATAATAATCTCAAGGCAAAACGCTGGCATTCACACCACAATTCGCATCCGCAGGATCATTGCTGGAGTTGGAGTTGAGATTGTCTTCCCCATGTAAGTTGTTCCACACATATCATATCCTCTTACATAAATGATCCGGAAAAAACTTTGACATAATGGAAAAACCTTCTTTCTCTATCATCAGATTAGTTGGtcccattaagtcaaaaagaaacaacacATTATCCCCCTCCATCCCAAGTAGGGATGTGTTGCTTCaaataaatcataatgaatattGTTAGATGATGCAATCATGCCAATGCCTTGTTTTTTTATTCCATTAAATGTTTATAGATAAAGTTCTGCCAGGATAATAATTTTATAAAGCATAGAAGAAAATGACAGCAAATGGAAGGAAAAAATAAACGATGTCAAATTTGTAAAACTTGGGACTTAATGGGAAAAATTTCTTCCCTTGCTTTTCTTATTTAAGTTGTTGTTTTCATGTGGTTGACGAAGGGAGAAATGGTTTTAGGGGTTCTATGAAAAGAATATGCAGAATCATTCATAATCAATATAACCACCAtgcggttttttttttcttcttcccaTCAAGTGTTGTTTGGATAAATGATGGTTAATAAAAtgatacacacttataaaatggaaggaaaatgtaAATGAGGGCAAAAGGCCTCGTTTCCCTGATTTTCTGTATTAAGTCATTATTTCTTTTTGGCATCAATTGAAAAGAAAACATTGATATATGTACTTTACTGGATTAAGTTTTGTTTCCAGCAATTCCAACAAGTCTAtctgatgtgtgtgtgtgtgtgtacagatACTCTCCGAACATCAAAGAAATAAAAGTGGTGAAGCATCGGAAAGTCCGAAGAGCAAGGTTGTACTATCTGCGAGACAAACTTCCCAGGCTCTCAACTTTTAAATGAAAACCCATCGGCTACCATGTCAAGTTTTGGTCTTGGAAAACAAACACAAATCATGTATCAAGATTCCTTTTATATGTAATTTTTGTCTAGTTCACTGATTGATTTGGCAGCAAGTATCTTTTTTGTTATATAGTTTGAACTGATGTTGTTTTGATTTGGTTCATTGtgggtttttcttttcttttttctacCTACAATTTTACCATCGCCCCGTTTGGGTTCTTGTCAGGGCAAACAACCGATATAATATGTGTATCTGTACTACTAAAAaggtaaaaatatgtatttatacttcttaaaatgtgttttatacttttaaaaatgtATATAAACTTCTAAAAAACGTGCATCTATACTTTTAAGAACATGTATAAATATGTACTTTTTGAAgtctatatatgtttttttatataaacacattttttattgataaaatatttttatctatacttctaaaaacataaaaaactgTATTTATACTtccaaaaacatatttatatttttaaaaatgtatttttatgtgttaacaatataaatagataaaaacaatatgtatataaaaaatagaaatttatataaaaatacgatgcttaattaaatattttttttcgtgtataaaaatgtttttctaCATTAAGatgtataatatgaaaaaaaaagtaCCGAGAGTTCAAATTTAGAAGAATTCAAActtgaagtttttttttaatgataCCTACGAAACCGATGATAGGAGGTAAAAGGATAAAAGCAAGGTTATAAAAAGCTTAGGCataagacatatatatatatatatatatatatatatatatatatatatatatatatatatatatatatatatatatatatatatatatatatatatatatatatatatatatatatatatatatatatatatatatatatatatatatatatatatatatatatatatataatcctatCTAATAAacgaatttttttattttttattttttttatttttttatttttttaccacTTGTCACACTCTTATTCAAATTACCAAatatcattttgtggttattttgaattatctttttttttttttcacatatcattttatgagtttttctattttattaaattttacataatattttaatgtaataattgcaataaatatagtaataaatgaatattaatttCAGTAATGTTCTGAATTGAGCAATTGTAAAACAATGAAACAGTAATGAAAGAGAATGAAGAATGGAATTGATAAAGATGGTTTAAATTGGTATTGATAATGAAACTCAATCCACAAATTGTCCAGGGAAGTGGTCCCTCTCTCACAGAGTAAGAAAACTCAGGAGCCAAATACAATTGCAACAAATAACATGATGATCTAACAAAATTATTCCTCCCCCTTTTTATTCCCCATTAACTCTGTACTCTCTCTATCTTAGCCATTTTTTTGTATTTCCTGATTTTCCCTCTTCCCCTTTCTAGAATAAACCAATAAGGGTCTAAGTGGTCCATTATTTGTGGTAATAAGGCTCGTGTTTGTATCATTACTCTTGCCTTCAATTTATGTCTTGACCTCAAGACTTGTTCCAGGAAATTGTTCTTTGATAGAAAGAGCATCCTCCTATGTAGCCTCCATAATAGACAACCCTTGCCATTGAGCTGGCCATTGTTCTGTTGGATCTGAGGGATCCCCAACCGTGCAAGTGAGTAAAACTGCTGCAGGAGTGACAATATCTTCATGACCCACTTCTAACTCGGGAGGTAAAACAGTTTCACTTGGAGTTTGGACCGCCTTTTTTAGAAGTGAAACATGGAAAACGGGATGAACTTTTGAAGTAGGGGAAGTAGAAGTTTATAAGCTACAACTCCAACAAGTTATTGAATCTGGAAAGGACCAAAAAATTTGGCTACTAGCTTGTGATGAATGTGACTTGTGACAAACATTTGGCGATAAGGTTTGAGTTTAACGTATACCTATTCACCCACCATAAACTGGATAGCATGCCTCCTCTTATCAACCTGAGCTTTCATGTTACTTTGGGCGTGTGCAAGATGAAGTTTCAGCTGCTTAAGTGCTTCATCACGATCTTGTAAATCTTGAGCCACTGCCTGCACTCGGACTTCCCCTGGGACATATTGAAACACCATAGGAGGTTTCCGACCATACACAACCTCAAAAGGAGAAATTCCTGTGGAGCCATGAAAAGTAGAATTGTACTAAAAATCTACCCATGGAATCCAATTTGCCCATAAACAAGGCTGATCCACTGCAAAACACCTAAGGTATGCTTCCAAACAGCGATTGATGGCCTCCGTTTGTCCATCAGATTTTGGGTGGTAAGCTAAACTCAAGAAGATTTCCTGCCAAAATTTACTGATGAAGAGAGGATTGGGATCACTTACAATTGACTTGGGCAACCCATGGTGACGAACCACTTCGCGAACAAAAACATCTGCAACGGTCTTAGCTGTATACGGGTGTTTCAAGAGTATAAAATGACTATATTTTGAAAGTTTatctgttacaccccaaaaccatgaacggcggaaacgttctggggcggaggacgtcatgttcagtatcacaacaatgcaaagtagtaaataagcaacaacatcatccattgcattaataatataatttcatacaagtgtgtgttctgtcaagttatatagacaccaaaaatacatatcaaaataaaagatgagtcttgaacaaactccatcttctaaaaacctggcaccggtacctgtctgctggtgacctgagaatacaagttattttgaaagagaggattAGCTTTAaaactggtgagatcataagtatattagtgtctgtatttgtaagatgttttgaactctcctagaaaaccctatgtttcctactaaaagtagtcttctaccaagacatctagtgtttgtgtgtgtgtctcttgtaagagtgtgtattttcttaAATCTAACTATCATTtatcaaaaatatagttttagcaTTTCCGTATATTGTATGAAACTCACAAGGTGAATGCactgggaaaatgaaatagtattgTAGTATAGTAATAAGTAACTaccactgtactaactaccttaaactaatcataatttaaagtaccatgtgatcggcctatatcctgctaccgactataGTACGCAACAATGTAAGATGTCGGaagaaaatgacatttggcacccatagacttgtAAGTCTTACTGTAGCTGGCAACGAGCAGTATagctatacgcaaactcatacgctccccaattaaggagattctggatacatgaatggccatggcaggtagtgccatgccctggaacatggctcacataactgcaaAACTgcatatgtaatgaatgtgctagctgtaatgtatgttctccctctgtctagcctgtattgtaatgtactatgtgtactagctgtattgtgtgttctctctatctagcaagtattgactcatgaatgaactgactcattgtatgattctttgttctagtaatagtattagtaacttcctaaactacgcctatcatagtttactagtaatatgacttgtacgtatgaacatgaatgtatatccttgctacccaagggtattgaattgactgataaaacttttatgtctatatacgtatacataatatataactaatatttagacgaccttcggacgattaaccgatgccctaaagccacatcccaacgaggaaaaggagataaagcgagctagtcttcctaagtcctttaaacattacttatataactatacatacataggcatgcatttgacaatataaaagtatggAAAgattttaagtaaaagtatttgacaagcagaagagtttgtaaaatagtttgaagcaaaacagtttgataatacagtttgaaaagtaagaaaaccacttgtttggtagttattaatcacatgtgattgatataataactataattgttcaacttgtattccccctataaaagcatttaaaaacatttaaaatgtcgatttaaggggtatgaactcacctgtagtgagtggtatggatgaactgatgaaacaggattgataggtgtcaagtgaagacttgagcacacacaaggatcctagttaacatataatgacacatatatgtatccaattagtctttaaacaactaataaacaaagttaagacatcctaggacattctaaacaccttatataagtgttataagtcccaaagattgcatctaagtgttgtaggacattactattgagtttagggttcaaaggAATCcccttatatgagtttacggttttgtgaccataacccattgagtttacggttgtaaactaatgattttacggtcataaactcatgctTCTTTGACCATATGTTGTTTTGAAGCTCAACAAGTCCTTAGAAGCATTTCCACTTGAAGTATAAGCTtatggaagggattagggcaccatttcactcctaaatggagtttacggtccttggaccattttcctttgggtttatgGTCATAAACCCCTATACtttatggtattttgatgttttcaagcccTTCACTCATCAAGGAATGGATCTATGCaagtttccaaggcttaggagggactagggcacactttggcaccctttttagggtttacggttcaagaacatcttgaaccgtaaacacctttgatccttggtttcttgggtgttttcttgatgtttagaagTGTAAAAATCCttaagatactctaggatagaagtaattacaagatagaggcttgaaaaggtgctaaaagtccaagaacactagtgtgtgttcttggtgaaacttgaagatctaaccttttggaatgatttcacggatggaagtgtgttagatcactagattaagtaataTATCAACTTAATAAGGCTAGAagcacttacaagttgaagatatTTGAAGAAAAGTCgaagatacttgagagagaattgagatttggatcttgattttgtgaaaaaggGTAAATAATGACTAAGTGTCACATATATACCCCCAattaagggtttacgaccgtaaacacctttgtttaggccgtaaactccacactCTTGGATCTTTGGGgtattattgttgcacaatagACCCTAGAGCATCCTCTCTTATGATGTCTCCTAAAGtgctaatcctaaaatactcaaacttactcCAAAAAGCTTAAAAATTAGCAGCAACAGTTTTGACTCCTATTGAATTGAAATGTTGtatagaatagaaatttcgggttgtcacattatcgaCCACTACCATTATTGCATCAAAGCCTTTAGATCTAGATAACCCTAAGATGAAATCCTTTGAAAGGTCCTCCCAAATTGTTGCTGGGATATCTAAGGGTTGTAAAAACCCCCCGAAGGTAAAGAAGTTGCTTTGCAACGTTGGCACACATCACATGCACGGACAAAATCTTTCATACACTTAATCGTTCCTGGCCAATATAAATTTGCAGCCAAATGCCTATAAGTT of the Lactuca sativa cultivar Salinas chromosome 6, Lsat_Salinas_v11, whole genome shotgun sequence genome contains:
- the LOC111893946 gene encoding 50S ribosomal protein L19-2, chloroplastic; the encoded protein is MASVVLSQALYMIPTDVAKFESKKLRVSSFLPQFNAASVSISTVSSYRCRRNYGFRCGDSLVVRAEADAGAEADPEPETKTVAAETTEKEDEEEVEEKKPKKAIVKLGDIMGILNKQAVEASESARPVPDLRTGDIIEIKLEVPENRRRLSVYKGIIISRQNAGIHTTIRIRRIIAGVGVEIVFPIYSPNIKEIKVVKHRKVRRARLYYLRDKLPRLSTFK